A region of Mesoplodon densirostris isolate mMesDen1 chromosome 11, mMesDen1 primary haplotype, whole genome shotgun sequence DNA encodes the following proteins:
- the RAD52 gene encoding DNA repair protein RAD52 homolog isoform X9 yields the protein MSGTEEAILSGHPAGGNSVLCFGQYQYTAEEYQAIQNALRQRLGPEYISSRMAGGGQKVCYIEGHRVINLANEMFGYNGWAHSITQQNVDFVDLNNGKFYVGVCAFVRVQLKVRVMEGTCCLQARGRWESEQDGSYHEDVGYGVSEGLKSKALSLEKARKEAVTDGLKRALRSFGNALGNCILDKDYLRSLNKLPHQPPLGVDLTKAKRQDFEPSVEQARYSSCRQNLTLGPPKPQEVTSPCRPSHHVVIQGMRTAAPGAGHVPSPPLLLPRSPTSAATESDATYQRKLRQRQLQQRFREQMEKQQQEPPSGPPAEKQGPAALPPEPPAGTAASEPLTQTDVFPDSLEMWYMALDAGDSVVKPLSKPEPPQTPAASVLQNEMETWNRTPQSLCHQNPQAKSGPWHLQTYNLNQHVTGDCDSYRKNQDTKKRKLDPS from the exons ATGTCTGGGACTGAAGAAGCAATTCTTAGTGGCCATCCTGCTGGTGGCAACTCTGTATTATGCTTTGGTCAG TACCAATACACAGCAGAAGAGTACCAGGCCATCCAGAATGCTCTGAGGCAGAGGCTGGGCCCAGAATACATAAGTAGCCGCATGGCTGGAGGAGGCCAGAAG gtgTGTTACATCGAGGGTCACAGGGTAATTaatctggccaatgagatgtttGGGTACAATGGCTGGGCACACTCTATCACACAACAGAACGTGG ATTTTGTTGACCTTAACAATGGCAAGTTCTACGTGGGCGTCTGTGCATTTGTGAGAGTCCAGCTGAAGGTGAGGGTGATGGAGGGGACGTGCTGCCTGCAGGCACGGGGCAGGTGGGAGAGTGAGCAG GATGGTTCGTATCATGAGGATGTGGGCTATGGTGTCAGCGAGGGCCTCAAGTCCAAAGCCTTGTCTTTGGAGAAGGCGAGGAAGGAGGCAGTGACCGATGGGCTGAAGCGAGCACTGAG AAGTTTCGGGAATGCACTTGGAAATTGTATTCTGGACAAAGACTATCTGAGGTCACTAAACAAGCTTCCACACCAG CCGCCTCTTGGAGTGGACTTAACTAAAGCGAAGAGACAAGACTTTGAACCATCTGTGGAACAAGCCAGATATAGCAGCTGCCGACAGAACCTGACTCTGGGACCCCCCAAACCACAGGAGGTGACGTCCCCTTGCAGACCAAGCCACCACGTTGTGATTCAGGGGATGAGGACAGCAGCTCCGGGTGCAGGCCACGTGCCCTCCCCGCCCCTGCTCCTTCCCAG AAGCCCGACCTCCGCCGCCACAGAGAGCGATGCCACGTACCAGCGGAAGCTCCGGCAAAGACAGCTGCAGCAGCGGTTCCGGGAGCAGATGGAGAAACAGCAGCAGGAACCCCCGTCTGGCCCACCCGCCGAGAAGCAGGGTCCTG CAGCTCTGCCACCGGAGCCACCTGCCGGAACTGCTGCTTCAGAGCCGCTCACCCAGACAGACGTGTTTCCAG ACAGTCTTGAAATGTGGTACATGGCTCTAGATGCAGGGGACAGTGTGGTCAAGCCCTTGTCTAAACCAGAACCGCCACAGACCCCTGCCGCCTCCGTCCTGCAGAACGAGATGGAGACCTGGAACAGGACCCCACAGAGCCTTTGCCACCAGAATCCACAGGCAAAATCTGGACCCTGGCACCTTCAAACTTACAACCTTAACCAACACGTAACAG GAGACTGTGATTCATATAGGAAGAACCAGGACACGAAGAAAAGGAAATTGGATCCATCTTGA
- the RAD52 gene encoding DNA repair protein RAD52 homolog isoform X7, with product MSGTEEAILSGHPAGGNSVLCFGQYQYTAEEYQAIQNALRQRLGPEYISSRMAGGGQKVCYIEGHRVINLANEMFGYNGWAHSITQQNVDFVDLNNGKFYVGVCAFVRVQLKVRVMEGTCCLQARGRWESEQDGSYHEDVGYGVSEGLKSKALSLEKARKEAVTDGLKRALRSFGNALGNCILDKDYLRSLNKLPHQPPLGVDLTKAKRQDFEPSVEQARYSSCRQNLTLGPPKPQEKPDLRRHRERCHVPAEAPAKTAAAAVPGADGETAAGTPVWPTRREAGSWRNKLLRFFSQFDEKRGYSIVRPLLYGSAAALPPEPPAGTAASEPLTQTDVFPAPRLLMLHLLVTPVLADSLEMWYMALDAGDSVVKPLSKPEPPQTPAASVLQNEMETWNRTPQSLCHQNPQAKSGPWHLQTYNLNQHVTGDCDSYRKNQDTKKRKLDPS from the exons ATGTCTGGGACTGAAGAAGCAATTCTTAGTGGCCATCCTGCTGGTGGCAACTCTGTATTATGCTTTGGTCAG TACCAATACACAGCAGAAGAGTACCAGGCCATCCAGAATGCTCTGAGGCAGAGGCTGGGCCCAGAATACATAAGTAGCCGCATGGCTGGAGGAGGCCAGAAG gtgTGTTACATCGAGGGTCACAGGGTAATTaatctggccaatgagatgtttGGGTACAATGGCTGGGCACACTCTATCACACAACAGAACGTGG ATTTTGTTGACCTTAACAATGGCAAGTTCTACGTGGGCGTCTGTGCATTTGTGAGAGTCCAGCTGAAGGTGAGGGTGATGGAGGGGACGTGCTGCCTGCAGGCACGGGGCAGGTGGGAGAGTGAGCAG GATGGTTCGTATCATGAGGATGTGGGCTATGGTGTCAGCGAGGGCCTCAAGTCCAAAGCCTTGTCTTTGGAGAAGGCGAGGAAGGAGGCAGTGACCGATGGGCTGAAGCGAGCACTGAG AAGTTTCGGGAATGCACTTGGAAATTGTATTCTGGACAAAGACTATCTGAGGTCACTAAACAAGCTTCCACACCAG CCGCCTCTTGGAGTGGACTTAACTAAAGCGAAGAGACAAGACTTTGAACCATCTGTGGAACAAGCCAGATATAGCAGCTGCCGACAGAACCTGACTCTGGGACCCCCCAAACCACAGGAG AAGCCCGACCTCCGCCGCCACAGAGAGCGATGCCACGTACCAGCGGAAGCTCCGGCAAAGACAGCTGCAGCAGCGGTTCCGGGAGCAGATGGAGAAACAGCAGCAGGAACCCCCGTCTGGCCCACCCGCCGAGAAGCAGGGTCCTG GAGAAACAAACTTCTCAGGTTTTTTTCGCAGTTTGATGAGAAGAGAGGATATAGTATCGTCCGTCCTCTTTTATACGGATCTGCAG CAGCTCTGCCACCGGAGCCACCTGCCGGAACTGCTGCTTCAGAGCCGCTCACCCAGACAGACGTGTTTCCAG CACCTCGTTTGCTGATGCTGCATTTGCTTGTGACCCCTGTCCTTGCAGACAGTCTTGAAATGTGGTACATGGCTCTAGATGCAGGGGACAGTGTGGTCAAGCCCTTGTCTAAACCAGAACCGCCACAGACCCCTGCCGCCTCCGTCCTGCAGAACGAGATGGAGACCTGGAACAGGACCCCACAGAGCCTTTGCCACCAGAATCCACAGGCAAAATCTGGACCCTGGCACCTTCAAACTTACAACCTTAACCAACACGTAACAG GAGACTGTGATTCATATAGGAAGAACCAGGACACGAAGAAAAGGAAATTGGATCCATCTTGA
- the RAD52 gene encoding DNA repair protein RAD52 homolog isoform X4 — MSGTEEAILSGHPAGGNSVLCFGQYQYTAEEYQAIQNALRQRLGPEYISSRMAGGGQKVCYIEGHRVINLANEMFGYNGWAHSITQQNVDFVDLNNGKFYVGVCAFVRVQLKDGSYHEDVGYGVSEGLKSKALSLEKARKEAVTDGLKRALRSFGNALGNCILDKDYLRSLNKLPHQPPLGVDLTKAKRQDFEPSVEQARYSSCRQNLTLGPPKPQEVTSPCRPSHHVVIQGMRTAAPGAGHVPSPPLLLPRSPTSAATESDATYQRKLRQRQLQQRFREQMEKQQQEPPSGPPAEKQGPGETNFSGFFRSLMRREDIVSSVLFYTDLQQLCHRSHLPELLLQSRSPRQTCFQVRRARGVTSVLISKYLSSASPRLLMLHLLVTPVLADSLEMWYMALDAGDSVVKPLSKPEPPQTPAASVLQNEMETWNRTPQSLCHQNPQAKSGPWHLQTYNLNQHVTGDCDSYRKNQDTKKRKLDPS; from the exons ATGTCTGGGACTGAAGAAGCAATTCTTAGTGGCCATCCTGCTGGTGGCAACTCTGTATTATGCTTTGGTCAG TACCAATACACAGCAGAAGAGTACCAGGCCATCCAGAATGCTCTGAGGCAGAGGCTGGGCCCAGAATACATAAGTAGCCGCATGGCTGGAGGAGGCCAGAAG gtgTGTTACATCGAGGGTCACAGGGTAATTaatctggccaatgagatgtttGGGTACAATGGCTGGGCACACTCTATCACACAACAGAACGTGG ATTTTGTTGACCTTAACAATGGCAAGTTCTACGTGGGCGTCTGTGCATTTGTGAGAGTCCAGCTGAAG GATGGTTCGTATCATGAGGATGTGGGCTATGGTGTCAGCGAGGGCCTCAAGTCCAAAGCCTTGTCTTTGGAGAAGGCGAGGAAGGAGGCAGTGACCGATGGGCTGAAGCGAGCACTGAG AAGTTTCGGGAATGCACTTGGAAATTGTATTCTGGACAAAGACTATCTGAGGTCACTAAACAAGCTTCCACACCAG CCGCCTCTTGGAGTGGACTTAACTAAAGCGAAGAGACAAGACTTTGAACCATCTGTGGAACAAGCCAGATATAGCAGCTGCCGACAGAACCTGACTCTGGGACCCCCCAAACCACAGGAGGTGACGTCCCCTTGCAGACCAAGCCACCACGTTGTGATTCAGGGGATGAGGACAGCAGCTCCGGGTGCAGGCCACGTGCCCTCCCCGCCCCTGCTCCTTCCCAG AAGCCCGACCTCCGCCGCCACAGAGAGCGATGCCACGTACCAGCGGAAGCTCCGGCAAAGACAGCTGCAGCAGCGGTTCCGGGAGCAGATGGAGAAACAGCAGCAGGAACCCCCGTCTGGCCCACCCGCCGAGAAGCAGGGTCCTG GAGAAACAAACTTCTCAGGTTTTTTTCGCAGTTTGATGAGAAGAGAGGATATAGTATCGTCCGTCCTCTTTTATACGGATCTGCAG CAGCTCTGCCACCGGAGCCACCTGCCGGAACTGCTGCTTCAGAGCCGCTCACCCAGACAGACGTGTTTCCAGGTCAGGAGGGCTAGAGGAGTGACTTCAGTCCTAATCAGTAAATACCTATCAAGTGCCT CACCTCGTTTGCTGATGCTGCATTTGCTTGTGACCCCTGTCCTTGCAGACAGTCTTGAAATGTGGTACATGGCTCTAGATGCAGGGGACAGTGTGGTCAAGCCCTTGTCTAAACCAGAACCGCCACAGACCCCTGCCGCCTCCGTCCTGCAGAACGAGATGGAGACCTGGAACAGGACCCCACAGAGCCTTTGCCACCAGAATCCACAGGCAAAATCTGGACCCTGGCACCTTCAAACTTACAACCTTAACCAACACGTAACAG GAGACTGTGATTCATATAGGAAGAACCAGGACACGAAGAAAAGGAAATTGGATCCATCTTGA
- the RAD52 gene encoding DNA repair protein RAD52 homolog isoform X11 — protein sequence MSGTEEAILSGHPAGGNSVLCFGQYQYTAEEYQAIQNALRQRLGPEYISSRMAGGGQKVCYIEGHRVINLANEMFGYNGWAHSITQQNVDFVDLNNGKFYVGVCAFVRVQLKVRVMEGTCCLQARGRWESEQDGSYHEDVGYGVSEGLKSKALSLEKARKEAVTDGLKRALRSFGNALGNCILDKDYLRSLNKLPHQPPLGVDLTKAKRQDFEPSVEQARYSSCRQNLTLGPPKPQEVTSPCRPSHHVVIQGMRTAAPGAGHVPSPPLLLPRSPTSAATESDATYQRKLRQRQLQQRFREQMEKQQQEPPSGPPAEKQGPGETNFSGFFRSLMRREDIVSSVLFYTDLQQLCHRSHLPELLLQSRSPRQTCFQVRRARGVTSVLISKYLSSA from the exons ATGTCTGGGACTGAAGAAGCAATTCTTAGTGGCCATCCTGCTGGTGGCAACTCTGTATTATGCTTTGGTCAG TACCAATACACAGCAGAAGAGTACCAGGCCATCCAGAATGCTCTGAGGCAGAGGCTGGGCCCAGAATACATAAGTAGCCGCATGGCTGGAGGAGGCCAGAAG gtgTGTTACATCGAGGGTCACAGGGTAATTaatctggccaatgagatgtttGGGTACAATGGCTGGGCACACTCTATCACACAACAGAACGTGG ATTTTGTTGACCTTAACAATGGCAAGTTCTACGTGGGCGTCTGTGCATTTGTGAGAGTCCAGCTGAAGGTGAGGGTGATGGAGGGGACGTGCTGCCTGCAGGCACGGGGCAGGTGGGAGAGTGAGCAG GATGGTTCGTATCATGAGGATGTGGGCTATGGTGTCAGCGAGGGCCTCAAGTCCAAAGCCTTGTCTTTGGAGAAGGCGAGGAAGGAGGCAGTGACCGATGGGCTGAAGCGAGCACTGAG AAGTTTCGGGAATGCACTTGGAAATTGTATTCTGGACAAAGACTATCTGAGGTCACTAAACAAGCTTCCACACCAG CCGCCTCTTGGAGTGGACTTAACTAAAGCGAAGAGACAAGACTTTGAACCATCTGTGGAACAAGCCAGATATAGCAGCTGCCGACAGAACCTGACTCTGGGACCCCCCAAACCACAGGAGGTGACGTCCCCTTGCAGACCAAGCCACCACGTTGTGATTCAGGGGATGAGGACAGCAGCTCCGGGTGCAGGCCACGTGCCCTCCCCGCCCCTGCTCCTTCCCAG AAGCCCGACCTCCGCCGCCACAGAGAGCGATGCCACGTACCAGCGGAAGCTCCGGCAAAGACAGCTGCAGCAGCGGTTCCGGGAGCAGATGGAGAAACAGCAGCAGGAACCCCCGTCTGGCCCACCCGCCGAGAAGCAGGGTCCTG GAGAAACAAACTTCTCAGGTTTTTTTCGCAGTTTGATGAGAAGAGAGGATATAGTATCGTCCGTCCTCTTTTATACGGATCTGCAG CAGCTCTGCCACCGGAGCCACCTGCCGGAACTGCTGCTTCAGAGCCGCTCACCCAGACAGACGTGTTTCCAGGTCAGGAGGGCTAGAGGAGTGACTTCAGTCCTAATCAGTAAATACCTATCAAGTGCCT AA
- the RAD52 gene encoding DNA repair protein RAD52 homolog isoform X13 has translation MSGTEEAILSGHPAGGNSVLCFGQYQYTAEEYQAIQNALRQRLGPEYISSRMAGGGQKVCYIEGHRVINLANEMFGYNGWAHSITQQNVDFVDLNNGKFYVGVCAFVRVQLKVRVMEGTCCLQARGRWESEQDGSYHEDVGYGVSEGLKSKALSLEKARKEAVTDGLKRALRSFGNALGNCILDKDYLRSLNKLPHQPPLGVDLTKAKRQDFEPSVEQARYSSCRQNLTLGPPKPQEVTSPCRPSHHVVIQGMRTAAPGAGHVPSPPLLLPRSPTSAATESDATYQRKLRQRQLQQRFREQMEKQQQEPPSGPPAEKQGPGETNFSGFFRSLMRREDIVSSVLFYTDLQQLCHRSHLPELLLQSRSPRQTCFQHLVC, from the exons ATGTCTGGGACTGAAGAAGCAATTCTTAGTGGCCATCCTGCTGGTGGCAACTCTGTATTATGCTTTGGTCAG TACCAATACACAGCAGAAGAGTACCAGGCCATCCAGAATGCTCTGAGGCAGAGGCTGGGCCCAGAATACATAAGTAGCCGCATGGCTGGAGGAGGCCAGAAG gtgTGTTACATCGAGGGTCACAGGGTAATTaatctggccaatgagatgtttGGGTACAATGGCTGGGCACACTCTATCACACAACAGAACGTGG ATTTTGTTGACCTTAACAATGGCAAGTTCTACGTGGGCGTCTGTGCATTTGTGAGAGTCCAGCTGAAGGTGAGGGTGATGGAGGGGACGTGCTGCCTGCAGGCACGGGGCAGGTGGGAGAGTGAGCAG GATGGTTCGTATCATGAGGATGTGGGCTATGGTGTCAGCGAGGGCCTCAAGTCCAAAGCCTTGTCTTTGGAGAAGGCGAGGAAGGAGGCAGTGACCGATGGGCTGAAGCGAGCACTGAG AAGTTTCGGGAATGCACTTGGAAATTGTATTCTGGACAAAGACTATCTGAGGTCACTAAACAAGCTTCCACACCAG CCGCCTCTTGGAGTGGACTTAACTAAAGCGAAGAGACAAGACTTTGAACCATCTGTGGAACAAGCCAGATATAGCAGCTGCCGACAGAACCTGACTCTGGGACCCCCCAAACCACAGGAGGTGACGTCCCCTTGCAGACCAAGCCACCACGTTGTGATTCAGGGGATGAGGACAGCAGCTCCGGGTGCAGGCCACGTGCCCTCCCCGCCCCTGCTCCTTCCCAG AAGCCCGACCTCCGCCGCCACAGAGAGCGATGCCACGTACCAGCGGAAGCTCCGGCAAAGACAGCTGCAGCAGCGGTTCCGGGAGCAGATGGAGAAACAGCAGCAGGAACCCCCGTCTGGCCCACCCGCCGAGAAGCAGGGTCCTG GAGAAACAAACTTCTCAGGTTTTTTTCGCAGTTTGATGAGAAGAGAGGATATAGTATCGTCCGTCCTCTTTTATACGGATCTGCAG CAGCTCTGCCACCGGAGCCACCTGCCGGAACTGCTGCTTCAGAGCCGCTCACCCAGACAGACGTGTTTCCAG CACCTCGTTTGCTGA
- the RAD52 gene encoding DNA repair protein RAD52 homolog isoform X5, which yields MSGTEEAILSGHPAGGNSVLCFGQYQYTAEEYQAIQNALRQRLGPEYISSRMAGGGQKVCYIEGHRVINLANEMFGYNGWAHSITQQNVDFVDLNNGKFYVGVCAFVRVQLKVRVMEGTCCLQARGRWESEQDGSYHEDVGYGVSEGLKSKALSLEKARKEAVTDGLKRALRSFGNALGNCILDKDYLRSLNKLPHQPPLGVDLTKAKRQDFEPSVEQARYSSCRQNLTLGPPKPQEVTSPCRPSHHVVIQGMRTAAPGAGHVPSPPLLLPRSPTSAATESDATYQRKLRQRQLQQRFREQMEKQQQEPPSGPPAEKQGPAALPPEPPAGTAASEPLTQTDVFPAPRLLMLHLLVTPVLADSLEMWYMALDAGDSVVKPLSKPEPPQTPAASVLQNEMETWNRTPQSLCHQNPQAKSGPWHLQTYNLNQHVTGDCDSYRKNQDTKKRKLDPS from the exons ATGTCTGGGACTGAAGAAGCAATTCTTAGTGGCCATCCTGCTGGTGGCAACTCTGTATTATGCTTTGGTCAG TACCAATACACAGCAGAAGAGTACCAGGCCATCCAGAATGCTCTGAGGCAGAGGCTGGGCCCAGAATACATAAGTAGCCGCATGGCTGGAGGAGGCCAGAAG gtgTGTTACATCGAGGGTCACAGGGTAATTaatctggccaatgagatgtttGGGTACAATGGCTGGGCACACTCTATCACACAACAGAACGTGG ATTTTGTTGACCTTAACAATGGCAAGTTCTACGTGGGCGTCTGTGCATTTGTGAGAGTCCAGCTGAAGGTGAGGGTGATGGAGGGGACGTGCTGCCTGCAGGCACGGGGCAGGTGGGAGAGTGAGCAG GATGGTTCGTATCATGAGGATGTGGGCTATGGTGTCAGCGAGGGCCTCAAGTCCAAAGCCTTGTCTTTGGAGAAGGCGAGGAAGGAGGCAGTGACCGATGGGCTGAAGCGAGCACTGAG AAGTTTCGGGAATGCACTTGGAAATTGTATTCTGGACAAAGACTATCTGAGGTCACTAAACAAGCTTCCACACCAG CCGCCTCTTGGAGTGGACTTAACTAAAGCGAAGAGACAAGACTTTGAACCATCTGTGGAACAAGCCAGATATAGCAGCTGCCGACAGAACCTGACTCTGGGACCCCCCAAACCACAGGAGGTGACGTCCCCTTGCAGACCAAGCCACCACGTTGTGATTCAGGGGATGAGGACAGCAGCTCCGGGTGCAGGCCACGTGCCCTCCCCGCCCCTGCTCCTTCCCAG AAGCCCGACCTCCGCCGCCACAGAGAGCGATGCCACGTACCAGCGGAAGCTCCGGCAAAGACAGCTGCAGCAGCGGTTCCGGGAGCAGATGGAGAAACAGCAGCAGGAACCCCCGTCTGGCCCACCCGCCGAGAAGCAGGGTCCTG CAGCTCTGCCACCGGAGCCACCTGCCGGAACTGCTGCTTCAGAGCCGCTCACCCAGACAGACGTGTTTCCAG CACCTCGTTTGCTGATGCTGCATTTGCTTGTGACCCCTGTCCTTGCAGACAGTCTTGAAATGTGGTACATGGCTCTAGATGCAGGGGACAGTGTGGTCAAGCCCTTGTCTAAACCAGAACCGCCACAGACCCCTGCCGCCTCCGTCCTGCAGAACGAGATGGAGACCTGGAACAGGACCCCACAGAGCCTTTGCCACCAGAATCCACAGGCAAAATCTGGACCCTGGCACCTTCAAACTTACAACCTTAACCAACACGTAACAG GAGACTGTGATTCATATAGGAAGAACCAGGACACGAAGAAAAGGAAATTGGATCCATCTTGA
- the RAD52 gene encoding DNA repair protein RAD52 homolog isoform X1, whose protein sequence is MSGTEEAILSGHPAGGNSVLCFGQYQYTAEEYQAIQNALRQRLGPEYISSRMAGGGQKVCYIEGHRVINLANEMFGYNGWAHSITQQNVDFVDLNNGKFYVGVCAFVRVQLKVRVMEGTCCLQARGRWESEQDGSYHEDVGYGVSEGLKSKALSLEKARKEAVTDGLKRALRSFGNALGNCILDKDYLRSLNKLPHQPPLGVDLTKAKRQDFEPSVEQARYSSCRQNLTLGPPKPQEVTSPCRPSHHVVIQGMRTAAPGAGHVPSPPLLLPRSPTSAATESDATYQRKLRQRQLQQRFREQMEKQQQEPPSGPPAEKQGPGETNFSGFFRSLMRREDIVSSVLFYTDLQQLCHRSHLPELLLQSRSPRQTCFQVRRARGVTSVLISKYLSSASPRLLMLHLLVTPVLADSLEMWYMALDAGDSVVKPLSKPEPPQTPAASVLQNEMETWNRTPQSLCHQNPQAKSGPWHLQTYNLNQHVTGDCDSYRKNQDTKKRKLDPS, encoded by the exons ATGTCTGGGACTGAAGAAGCAATTCTTAGTGGCCATCCTGCTGGTGGCAACTCTGTATTATGCTTTGGTCAG TACCAATACACAGCAGAAGAGTACCAGGCCATCCAGAATGCTCTGAGGCAGAGGCTGGGCCCAGAATACATAAGTAGCCGCATGGCTGGAGGAGGCCAGAAG gtgTGTTACATCGAGGGTCACAGGGTAATTaatctggccaatgagatgtttGGGTACAATGGCTGGGCACACTCTATCACACAACAGAACGTGG ATTTTGTTGACCTTAACAATGGCAAGTTCTACGTGGGCGTCTGTGCATTTGTGAGAGTCCAGCTGAAGGTGAGGGTGATGGAGGGGACGTGCTGCCTGCAGGCACGGGGCAGGTGGGAGAGTGAGCAG GATGGTTCGTATCATGAGGATGTGGGCTATGGTGTCAGCGAGGGCCTCAAGTCCAAAGCCTTGTCTTTGGAGAAGGCGAGGAAGGAGGCAGTGACCGATGGGCTGAAGCGAGCACTGAG AAGTTTCGGGAATGCACTTGGAAATTGTATTCTGGACAAAGACTATCTGAGGTCACTAAACAAGCTTCCACACCAG CCGCCTCTTGGAGTGGACTTAACTAAAGCGAAGAGACAAGACTTTGAACCATCTGTGGAACAAGCCAGATATAGCAGCTGCCGACAGAACCTGACTCTGGGACCCCCCAAACCACAGGAGGTGACGTCCCCTTGCAGACCAAGCCACCACGTTGTGATTCAGGGGATGAGGACAGCAGCTCCGGGTGCAGGCCACGTGCCCTCCCCGCCCCTGCTCCTTCCCAG AAGCCCGACCTCCGCCGCCACAGAGAGCGATGCCACGTACCAGCGGAAGCTCCGGCAAAGACAGCTGCAGCAGCGGTTCCGGGAGCAGATGGAGAAACAGCAGCAGGAACCCCCGTCTGGCCCACCCGCCGAGAAGCAGGGTCCTG GAGAAACAAACTTCTCAGGTTTTTTTCGCAGTTTGATGAGAAGAGAGGATATAGTATCGTCCGTCCTCTTTTATACGGATCTGCAG CAGCTCTGCCACCGGAGCCACCTGCCGGAACTGCTGCTTCAGAGCCGCTCACCCAGACAGACGTGTTTCCAGGTCAGGAGGGCTAGAGGAGTGACTTCAGTCCTAATCAGTAAATACCTATCAAGTGCCT CACCTCGTTTGCTGATGCTGCATTTGCTTGTGACCCCTGTCCTTGCAGACAGTCTTGAAATGTGGTACATGGCTCTAGATGCAGGGGACAGTGTGGTCAAGCCCTTGTCTAAACCAGAACCGCCACAGACCCCTGCCGCCTCCGTCCTGCAGAACGAGATGGAGACCTGGAACAGGACCCCACAGAGCCTTTGCCACCAGAATCCACAGGCAAAATCTGGACCCTGGCACCTTCAAACTTACAACCTTAACCAACACGTAACAG GAGACTGTGATTCATATAGGAAGAACCAGGACACGAAGAAAAGGAAATTGGATCCATCTTGA
- the RAD52 gene encoding DNA repair protein RAD52 homolog isoform X10, which translates to MSGTEEAILSGHPAGGNSVLCFGQYQYTAEEYQAIQNALRQRLGPEYISSRMAGGGQKVCYIEGHRVINLANEMFGYNGWAHSITQQNVDFVDLNNGKFYVGVCAFVRVQLKVRVMEGTCCLQARGRWESEQDGSYHEDVGYGVSEGLKSKALSLEKARKEAVTDGLKRALRSFGNALGNCILDKDYLRSLNKLPHQPPLGVDLTKAKRQDFEPSVEQARYSSCRQNLTLGPPKPQEVTSPCRPSHHVVIQGMRTAAPGAGHVPSPPLLLPRSPTSAATESDATYQRKLRQRQLQQRFREQMEKQQQEPPSGPPAEKQGPGETNFSGFFRSLMRREDIVSSVLFYTDLQQLCHRSHLPELLLQSRSPRQTCFQNEMETWNRTPQSLCHQNPQAKSGPWHLQTYNLNQHVTGDCDSYRKNQDTKKRKLDPS; encoded by the exons ATGTCTGGGACTGAAGAAGCAATTCTTAGTGGCCATCCTGCTGGTGGCAACTCTGTATTATGCTTTGGTCAG TACCAATACACAGCAGAAGAGTACCAGGCCATCCAGAATGCTCTGAGGCAGAGGCTGGGCCCAGAATACATAAGTAGCCGCATGGCTGGAGGAGGCCAGAAG gtgTGTTACATCGAGGGTCACAGGGTAATTaatctggccaatgagatgtttGGGTACAATGGCTGGGCACACTCTATCACACAACAGAACGTGG ATTTTGTTGACCTTAACAATGGCAAGTTCTACGTGGGCGTCTGTGCATTTGTGAGAGTCCAGCTGAAGGTGAGGGTGATGGAGGGGACGTGCTGCCTGCAGGCACGGGGCAGGTGGGAGAGTGAGCAG GATGGTTCGTATCATGAGGATGTGGGCTATGGTGTCAGCGAGGGCCTCAAGTCCAAAGCCTTGTCTTTGGAGAAGGCGAGGAAGGAGGCAGTGACCGATGGGCTGAAGCGAGCACTGAG AAGTTTCGGGAATGCACTTGGAAATTGTATTCTGGACAAAGACTATCTGAGGTCACTAAACAAGCTTCCACACCAG CCGCCTCTTGGAGTGGACTTAACTAAAGCGAAGAGACAAGACTTTGAACCATCTGTGGAACAAGCCAGATATAGCAGCTGCCGACAGAACCTGACTCTGGGACCCCCCAAACCACAGGAGGTGACGTCCCCTTGCAGACCAAGCCACCACGTTGTGATTCAGGGGATGAGGACAGCAGCTCCGGGTGCAGGCCACGTGCCCTCCCCGCCCCTGCTCCTTCCCAG AAGCCCGACCTCCGCCGCCACAGAGAGCGATGCCACGTACCAGCGGAAGCTCCGGCAAAGACAGCTGCAGCAGCGGTTCCGGGAGCAGATGGAGAAACAGCAGCAGGAACCCCCGTCTGGCCCACCCGCCGAGAAGCAGGGTCCTG GAGAAACAAACTTCTCAGGTTTTTTTCGCAGTTTGATGAGAAGAGAGGATATAGTATCGTCCGTCCTCTTTTATACGGATCTGCAG CAGCTCTGCCACCGGAGCCACCTGCCGGAACTGCTGCTTCAGAGCCGCTCACCCAGACAGACGTGTTTCCAG AACGAGATGGAGACCTGGAACAGGACCCCACAGAGCCTTTGCCACCAGAATCCACAGGCAAAATCTGGACCCTGGCACCTTCAAACTTACAACCTTAACCAACACGTAACAG GAGACTGTGATTCATATAGGAAGAACCAGGACACGAAGAAAAGGAAATTGGATCCATCTTGA